In Streptomyces sp. DG2A-72, one genomic interval encodes:
- a CDS encoding tetratricopeptide repeat protein — protein sequence MAAQRDPNSRLRDVIDAIGCTYDALARDVRRIAAENGEILQTNKSAISHWVNGTRAPSDRVDQYLAEALSRRAGRVITLTEIGFYVGDADAPAESDPVLAVTDLGRADVERRRFLAIAAFTTAGVAMPLGYDHEATARMLRARTGTSLVGGEDVDVVRQITRAFSAADERLGGGHGLTTVTAYLADTAAPMLRGRFPSEALRRAAFGAVAELAYLAGWKHHDLGQEGAAQRYYQVGYQLACEGDPHGHAAWMMRALAHQALSLKQPHHCVDLVESALQRGLGHVDGQTEALLHITHARAYAAVNENSLAARALLAAEDALLRDDGPQPSYSRVSGPAAGTVASHTARTLTDLADHIGTEQQHRDALTRWDPEKYKRVHALTHADLGDSLAAQARADEAVAAWTQALVLMEGMTSDRTRKAITSIRSTLAVYQRRRVPGAADLARRAREALA from the coding sequence GTGGCGGCGCAGAGAGACCCCAACTCCCGTCTGCGCGACGTCATCGACGCGATCGGCTGCACCTACGATGCCCTCGCCAGGGACGTGCGGCGTATCGCCGCCGAGAACGGCGAGATCCTCCAGACCAACAAGTCGGCCATCTCGCACTGGGTGAACGGCACCCGCGCCCCTTCGGACCGGGTAGATCAGTACCTGGCCGAGGCACTATCCCGCCGAGCGGGACGCGTGATCACCCTGACCGAGATCGGTTTCTACGTCGGTGATGCCGATGCACCGGCGGAATCCGACCCCGTCCTCGCCGTCACCGACCTGGGCCGCGCCGACGTCGAGCGCCGCCGCTTCCTCGCCATCGCGGCCTTCACCACCGCCGGCGTCGCCATGCCACTCGGCTACGACCACGAAGCCACCGCCCGCATGCTCCGCGCACGCACCGGCACGTCCCTGGTCGGTGGAGAGGACGTGGACGTCGTACGCCAGATCACCAGGGCCTTCAGCGCCGCCGACGAGCGCCTCGGCGGCGGGCACGGCCTGACCACCGTCACCGCGTACCTCGCCGACACAGCCGCCCCCATGCTGCGCGGACGCTTCCCCAGCGAAGCCTTACGACGGGCCGCCTTCGGCGCCGTCGCCGAACTCGCCTACCTCGCAGGGTGGAAGCACCACGATCTCGGCCAGGAAGGCGCCGCCCAGCGCTACTACCAGGTCGGCTACCAGCTCGCCTGTGAAGGCGACCCCCACGGCCACGCCGCCTGGATGATGCGCGCCCTCGCCCACCAGGCCCTGAGTCTCAAGCAGCCCCACCACTGCGTCGACCTCGTCGAAAGCGCCCTGCAACGAGGTCTCGGCCACGTCGACGGCCAGACCGAGGCTCTCCTCCACATCACCCACGCCCGCGCCTACGCCGCTGTGAACGAGAACTCCCTGGCTGCGCGCGCCCTGCTCGCTGCCGAAGACGCCCTCCTCCGCGACGACGGCCCCCAGCCCAGCTACTCCCGCGTCAGCGGCCCCGCCGCCGGCACCGTGGCCAGCCACACCGCCCGCACCTTGACCGACCTCGCCGACCACATCGGCACCGAACAGCAGCACCGAGACGCCCTCACCCGCTGGGACCCCGAAAAGTACAAGCGCGTCCATGCCCTCACCCACGCCGACCTAGGCGACAGCCTCGCCGCCCAGGCCCGCGCCGACGAAGCCGTCGCCGCCTGGACCCAGGCCCTCGTCCTCATGGAGGGCATGACCTCCGACCGGACCCGGAAGGCGATCACCTCGATCCGCTCCACCCTCGCGGTCTACCAGCGCCGCCGTGTCCCCGGGGCCGCCGATCTCGCCCGCCGCGCCCGCGAAGCCCTCGCCTAA
- a CDS encoding NUDIX domain-containing protein encodes MPNNPPDEGNTVAQQTDDRSQALKPALESMTLLVAAVIVHDKATNRVVLLQRSENAKFAQGLWDLPVGKSEPGEPITETAVRELYEETGLTVKPESLKVAHIIHGAWGVEAPNGFLTVVFATHEWTGEPENREPRKHSRVCWVDANAIPDAFVDTTASALHQYLRGSSQVSLNGWR; translated from the coding sequence ATGCCGAACAACCCGCCCGACGAAGGGAACACCGTGGCCCAGCAGACCGACGACCGCTCCCAAGCCCTCAAGCCGGCGCTCGAATCGATGACCCTGCTGGTCGCGGCCGTCATCGTCCACGACAAGGCCACCAACCGTGTCGTCCTCCTCCAGCGCAGCGAAAACGCCAAGTTCGCCCAGGGCCTGTGGGACCTCCCCGTCGGCAAGAGCGAACCGGGCGAACCCATCACCGAGACCGCCGTACGCGAGCTCTACGAGGAGACCGGCCTCACGGTGAAGCCCGAGTCCCTCAAGGTCGCCCACATCATCCACGGCGCCTGGGGCGTCGAAGCCCCCAACGGCTTCCTCACGGTCGTCTTTGCCACCCACGAATGGACCGGCGAACCCGAAAACCGCGAACCCCGCAAGCACTCCCGGGTCTGCTGGGTTGATGCCAACGCCATCCCTGACGCCTTTGTCGACACGACTGCCAGTGCTCTCCATCAGTACCTGCGCGGCAGCTCTCAGGTGTCACTTAACGGGTGGCGTTAG
- a CDS encoding restriction endonuclease, translating to MTSTPKPAQPISPAAYGALAGALKSIFWYKRDLERFIRLWATDHPSLLAHMDFSGYKWATTDEFVDRLMANERQYRDLSLRMMAEVSQLTSFPALKRHENAESLIAEAKEAVDHLRGLVDRQRVAHEQQSKFDDELLTYRAVVEAQHSFEAKLAALKERFLELERMDNRQKAGRLFEPFLNDIFRLFDMEPRLSYSLEYEQIDGSLTFDTDDYIVEAKWWQEAIQPHHLYSFNEKVRRKGKNSLGIFISVNGFTSGAREAYRESTPFLTMEGLDFFYILDGRLTLDELLRRKKRHANETGSCYFPATMFPGE from the coding sequence ATGACGAGCACGCCGAAACCAGCGCAGCCGATCAGTCCAGCCGCCTACGGAGCCCTGGCCGGCGCGCTTAAGTCGATCTTCTGGTACAAGCGCGACCTCGAACGATTCATCCGCTTGTGGGCCACAGACCACCCTTCACTGCTGGCCCACATGGACTTCAGCGGCTACAAGTGGGCCACCACAGATGAGTTCGTGGACCGATTGATGGCAAATGAGCGCCAATACCGCGACCTTTCGCTTCGGATGATGGCGGAAGTTTCTCAGCTGACGAGCTTCCCTGCACTGAAACGGCACGAGAATGCCGAATCCCTGATCGCCGAAGCAAAGGAAGCAGTCGACCATCTCAGGGGGCTGGTGGACCGCCAGCGCGTTGCCCACGAGCAACAGTCGAAGTTCGATGACGAACTTCTCACGTACCGCGCCGTGGTAGAGGCCCAGCATAGCTTTGAAGCTAAGCTTGCCGCCCTTAAGGAACGCTTCCTCGAACTGGAGCGTATGGATAATCGCCAGAAGGCTGGCAGGCTTTTCGAGCCATTCCTGAATGACATTTTCAGACTGTTCGACATGGAACCTCGCCTGTCATACAGCCTGGAGTACGAGCAAATCGACGGCTCGCTTACTTTCGACACGGATGACTACATCGTTGAGGCCAAGTGGTGGCAGGAGGCGATCCAGCCCCACCACCTCTACAGCTTCAATGAGAAGGTGAGACGGAAGGGAAAAAATTCGCTTGGAATCTTTATAAGCGTAAATGGATTCACTAGCGGAGCCCGAGAAGCATACAGGGAGAGTACGCCGTTCCTAACGATGGAGGGCCTCGATTTCTTCTATATCCTCGACGGGCGCCTCACGCTCGACGAACTTTTGCGACGCAAGAAGCGTCATGCAAATGAGACCGGAAGCTGCTACTTTCCAGCCACGATGTTCCCGGGTGAGTAA
- a CDS encoding CPCC family cysteine-rich protein produces the protein MSDSYPCPCCGHRVLDTMPGSYEICPVCFWEDDGVQFRWPTMASGANKVSLIEAQRNYQDFGACDEHGRRYVRPPAEDEPLDPAWRPIDLTRDSFEDWDAEDRAPWPDDRSVLCWWLPTFWRRGHSAAS, from the coding sequence GTGAGCGACTCCTACCCCTGCCCGTGCTGCGGGCACCGCGTGCTGGACACGATGCCCGGCTCGTACGAGATCTGCCCCGTCTGCTTCTGGGAGGACGACGGGGTCCAGTTCCGCTGGCCGACCATGGCAAGCGGGGCGAACAAGGTCTCCCTGATCGAGGCCCAGCGGAACTACCAGGACTTCGGCGCCTGCGACGAGCACGGCCGGCGGTACGTCCGCCCGCCGGCCGAGGACGAGCCGCTCGACCCCGCCTGGCGCCCCATCGATCTGACACGGGACTCCTTCGAGGACTGGGACGCCGAGGACCGGGCCCCGTGGCCCGACGACCGCTCGGTGCTCTGCTGGTGGCTGCCCACCTTCTGGCGTCGCGGCCACTCGGCTGCATCATGA
- a CDS encoding type II toxin-antitoxin system RelE/ParE family toxin, which yields MSEYRTVFRPEAQAELRKIPRDTALRILAKLTELETDPFGFNTTALVSQPDRRRLRFGDYRVIYTVDNGELVVWVVHVGHRSTVYDS from the coding sequence GTGAGTGAGTACCGCACCGTCTTCCGGCCCGAGGCTCAGGCTGAGCTCCGAAAGATTCCCCGTGACACGGCGCTGCGCATCCTGGCCAAGCTGACCGAGCTTGAAACGGATCCCTTCGGCTTCAATACCACCGCACTCGTATCCCAGCCCGACAGGCGTCGCCTCCGGTTCGGCGACTACCGAGTGATCTACACCGTCGACAACGGCGAACTGGTGGTGTGGGTGGTCCATGTCGGGCATCGATCCACGGTCTACGACAGCTGA
- a CDS encoding type II toxin-antitoxin system Phd/YefM family antitoxin, which yields MTQMPIESIRDVRAHLAEVVERADRDDVPTVITRRGKQVAAVVSIETLRKYQEWEEREINRIIDERMANRAAGVPIEDVMRETLARSE from the coding sequence ATGACGCAGATGCCCATAGAGTCCATCCGCGACGTCCGCGCACATCTGGCCGAGGTGGTCGAGCGGGCCGACCGCGATGACGTGCCCACCGTGATCACCCGCCGCGGCAAGCAGGTCGCCGCCGTCGTGTCGATCGAGACGCTGCGCAAGTACCAGGAGTGGGAAGAGCGCGAGATCAACCGAATCATCGACGAGCGCATGGCGAACAGAGCTGCCGGCGTCCCCATTGAGGACGTCATGAGGGAGACGCTGGCACGCAGTGAGTGA
- a CDS encoding LLM class F420-dependent oxidoreductase: MTLRICVFTEPHRGADYDDQLRFVRLVEAGGFEGFFRADHYQAMGADPGLPGPTDAWLTLAALARETSRIRLGTLVTSATFRLPGPLAVMVAQVDHMSGGRVELGLGAGWYEREHTSYGIPFPPVRERFDRLKEQLAVITGLWRTPVGESFNYRGNYYRLLDAPALPKPVQTPAPPIIVGGRGPKRTPELAARYADEFNMPFKSVAETARAYRRVAEACERTGRGHAGRPPLVLSAGVVAAIGRNDAEAQRRAAPLHVKSALPPEDPVIGSPAQLVERLGEFSAIGTGRIHLRLTDFSDLDHLELIAGEVLPQLDPMPRV, from the coding sequence ATGACCCTGCGGATCTGCGTCTTCACCGAGCCGCACCGCGGCGCCGACTACGACGACCAGCTGCGCTTCGTACGGCTCGTCGAAGCCGGCGGGTTCGAGGGCTTCTTCCGGGCCGACCACTACCAGGCGATGGGCGCCGATCCCGGGCTGCCCGGCCCCACCGACGCCTGGCTCACGCTGGCCGCGCTCGCCCGGGAGACCTCCCGGATCCGGCTCGGCACCCTGGTCACCTCGGCCACCTTCCGGCTGCCCGGCCCGCTCGCCGTGATGGTGGCGCAGGTCGACCACATGAGCGGCGGGCGGGTCGAACTCGGCCTCGGCGCCGGGTGGTACGAACGGGAGCACACCTCGTACGGCATTCCCTTCCCGCCCGTCCGGGAGCGCTTCGACCGGCTCAAGGAGCAGCTGGCGGTGATCACGGGACTGTGGCGGACGCCGGTTGGCGAGAGCTTCAACTACCGCGGCAACTACTACCGACTACTCGACGCGCCCGCCTTGCCGAAGCCCGTGCAGACGCCGGCCCCGCCGATCATCGTCGGGGGCCGCGGCCCCAAGCGCACCCCGGAGCTGGCCGCCCGGTACGCCGACGAGTTCAACATGCCCTTCAAGTCGGTGGCCGAGACGGCGCGGGCGTACCGGCGGGTCGCCGAGGCCTGCGAACGGACCGGCCGGGGCCATGCCGGCCGGCCACCGCTGGTGCTCTCGGCCGGGGTCGTGGCCGCGATCGGCCGTAACGACGCGGAGGCACAGCGGCGGGCCGCCCCGCTGCACGTCAAGAGCGCGCTGCCACCGGAGGACCCGGTGATCGGATCTCCGGCCCAACTCGTGGAGCGGCTCGGCGAGTTCTCCGCGATCGGCACGGGCCGGATCCATCTGCGTCTGACCGACTTCAGCGACCTCGACCACCTGGAACTCATCGCGGGTGAGGTGCTCCCGCAGCTGGACCCCATGCCCCGTGTATAG
- a CDS encoding ABC transporter ATP-binding protein has translation MIRLTGVSRSFTSRSGSTVALQGIDLHIAEGEFVAVVGRSGCGKSTLLRLIAGLLPVTEGEITIGGERVTGARRDVAMLFQRPALLPWRSALDNVLLPVEIFGWNKAEHRDRAYRLLETAGLSGFEKHRPHELSGGMQQRVSLCRSLMGEPRVLLMDEPFSALDALTRAELAVELQRVHIESSATVVFVTHSIDEAVLLADRVVVLTPRPGRIRKIVDIGIPRPRTLGRTAYLDEAARCTAGLHELLMERDVPTPAETEGR, from the coding sequence ATGATCAGACTCACCGGTGTGTCCCGGAGCTTCACCAGCCGGTCCGGTTCGACGGTGGCGCTCCAGGGCATCGACCTGCACATCGCCGAGGGTGAGTTCGTGGCGGTGGTGGGGCGGTCCGGGTGCGGCAAGTCCACCCTGCTGCGGCTGATCGCCGGGCTGCTGCCGGTCACCGAGGGCGAGATCACCATCGGCGGGGAGCGGGTCACCGGAGCCCGGCGGGATGTCGCCATGCTGTTCCAGCGGCCGGCCCTGCTGCCGTGGCGGTCCGCCCTCGACAACGTCCTGCTGCCCGTGGAGATCTTCGGCTGGAACAAGGCCGAACACCGCGACCGGGCGTATCGGCTGCTGGAGACGGCCGGGCTGAGCGGCTTCGAGAAGCACCGGCCGCACGAGCTCTCCGGCGGGATGCAGCAACGTGTCTCACTGTGCCGGTCGTTGATGGGCGAGCCCCGGGTGCTGCTCATGGACGAGCCGTTCTCCGCACTCGACGCGCTGACCCGCGCGGAACTCGCGGTGGAGCTGCAACGCGTCCACATCGAGAGCTCCGCCACCGTCGTCTTCGTCACCCACTCGATAGACGAGGCCGTGCTGCTCGCCGACCGGGTGGTGGTGCTCACCCCGCGTCCGGGCCGGATCCGCAAGATCGTCGACATCGGCATCCCCCGGCCGAGGACGCTGGGCCGTACCGCGTATCTCGACGAAGCGGCCCGGTGCACCGCCGGTCTGCATGAGCTGCTGATGGAGCGGGACGTGCCCACGCCGGCCGAAACGGAGGGGCGATGA
- a CDS encoding ABC transporter substrate-binding protein: MNSFARTTAAVALATVLALVSGCGGSDSDDGDDADAKAPRKVTYLTSFGNFGRDAYAWVAKDKGYFEEAGFDVQIKPGQGTGGVIPAVVSGQAQFGPIDLTGGLLNLGSGQAKDFVAVAAIQQRTMAAIASTEGNGITAPKDLEGKRLADTPGSVVRNLFPTYARLAGVDAAKVTWVNGDAQTLMGTLASGAVDGIGQFVVGEPTIEAVTKKKPVLLPYSDVIPDLYGNVLITSKKLAEREPEMVKRFTAALLKGLEYSLANSKEAAEILKRNVDATNPAAAAAELELMAAYVRPEGSGTTPGTVDSGRVAKSIALLEDADALPEGMTPEQIIDFDLVPKA, from the coding sequence ATGAACAGCTTCGCTCGTACGACCGCCGCGGTGGCCCTGGCCACGGTGCTGGCCCTGGTGTCAGGGTGCGGCGGCTCGGACTCCGACGACGGTGATGACGCGGACGCCAAGGCACCGCGGAAGGTGACCTACCTGACCTCGTTCGGCAACTTCGGCCGGGACGCGTACGCCTGGGTCGCCAAGGACAAGGGGTACTTCGAAGAGGCCGGCTTCGACGTGCAGATCAAGCCGGGCCAGGGCACCGGCGGCGTGATCCCGGCCGTCGTGAGCGGTCAGGCGCAGTTCGGCCCGATCGACCTGACGGGCGGTCTGCTGAACCTGGGCAGCGGCCAGGCGAAGGACTTCGTCGCGGTGGCCGCCATCCAGCAGCGCACCATGGCCGCGATCGCCTCCACCGAGGGCAACGGCATCACCGCGCCCAAGGACCTGGAGGGCAAGCGGCTGGCCGACACGCCCGGCTCGGTCGTGCGCAACCTCTTCCCTACGTACGCCCGGCTGGCCGGAGTGGACGCGGCCAAGGTGACCTGGGTCAACGGCGACGCACAGACCCTGATGGGCACGCTCGCCAGCGGCGCGGTGGACGGCATCGGCCAGTTCGTGGTGGGTGAGCCGACCATCGAGGCGGTGACCAAGAAGAAGCCTGTCCTGCTCCCGTACAGCGATGTGATCCCCGATCTCTACGGAAACGTGCTGATCACGTCCAAGAAGCTCGCCGAGCGGGAGCCGGAGATGGTGAAGAGGTTCACGGCCGCGCTGCTCAAGGGCCTGGAGTACAGCCTGGCGAACTCGAAGGAGGCCGCCGAGATCCTGAAACGGAACGTGGACGCCACGAATCCGGCCGCCGCGGCAGCCGAGTTGGAGCTGATGGCCGCGTACGTCAGGCCGGAGGGTTCCGGCACGACGCCTGGGACGGTGGACTCCGGGCGGGTCGCGAAGAGCATCGCGCTCCTGGAGGACGCGGATGCGCTGCCGGAAGGGATGACCCCTGAACAGATCATCGACTTCGACCTCGTTCCGAAAGCCTGA
- a CDS encoding ABC transporter permease, whose amino-acid sequence MLLPFAGLLVALGAWWLLTSVLEVIHPAVLPPPGAVLSAFAAAPARFLDHTGDTMLETVVGFVLSSVCAVVIGLSLAASRVLERMFTPLLVAVNAVPKIALGPLLVGALGWGQKPVLTMVFLLCFFPIVLSTATGLTSTPADLAELARSLDASRWQAFRKVRLPAALPQIFVGLKVAMPLAAIGAVIGEFQAGETGLGYLIVQAGGVGDTATAWAAIILIGLMSILLYFALVLLERFALPWVRETTSRS is encoded by the coding sequence GTGCTGCTCCCCTTCGCCGGGCTGCTGGTCGCGCTCGGCGCGTGGTGGCTGCTCACGTCGGTGCTGGAGGTGATCCACCCGGCCGTGCTGCCTCCGCCCGGTGCCGTGCTCTCGGCGTTCGCCGCGGCCCCGGCCCGGTTCCTGGACCACACCGGCGACACCATGCTGGAGACGGTGGTCGGGTTCGTGCTCTCCAGTGTCTGCGCGGTGGTCATCGGACTGTCGCTGGCCGCCTCGCGGGTCCTGGAGCGGATGTTCACGCCGCTCCTGGTCGCCGTCAACGCGGTGCCGAAGATCGCGCTCGGGCCGCTGCTGGTGGGGGCGCTCGGCTGGGGGCAGAAGCCGGTCCTCACCATGGTCTTCCTGCTCTGCTTCTTCCCGATCGTGCTGTCCACCGCGACCGGCCTCACCTCGACCCCGGCGGACCTGGCCGAGCTGGCGCGCTCGCTGGACGCCTCGCGCTGGCAGGCGTTCCGCAAGGTACGGCTGCCCGCGGCGCTGCCGCAGATCTTCGTCGGGCTGAAGGTCGCCATGCCGCTCGCCGCGATCGGCGCGGTCATCGGTGAGTTCCAGGCCGGTGAGACCGGCCTTGGCTATCTGATCGTGCAGGCCGGAGGAGTGGGCGACACGGCCACCGCCTGGGCGGCGATCATCCTGATCGGGCTGATGAGCATCCTGCTCTACTTCGCCCTGGTGCTGCTGGAACGGTTCGCGCTGCCCTGGGTCAGGGAAACCACCTCGCGCAGCTGA
- a CDS encoding ArsR family transcriptional regulator, which translates to MKVSPSLLPILRSRTQGELLALVLLHPEREYSITELAADVGVTPTAVLREVDRLTGGGILAERKVGRSRLVRARTDTPLYGPLSDLMSVSFGPLPLLTEALAGLEGVRRAYIYGSWAARYNGEPGPPPADVDVLAVGDPDPDALFDLAEDVSRRLRREVNVHRVSAEAWQAPTDDPFLTSVRERPLVELNLDVEA; encoded by the coding sequence ATGAAAGTATCGCCGAGTCTGCTCCCCATCCTCCGCTCCCGGACGCAGGGCGAACTGCTCGCGCTCGTGCTGCTGCACCCGGAACGCGAGTACAGCATCACCGAGCTGGCCGCCGACGTCGGAGTGACGCCCACCGCTGTCCTGCGCGAGGTCGACCGGCTGACCGGCGGCGGGATCCTCGCCGAGCGGAAAGTGGGGCGCAGCCGCCTCGTCAGGGCCCGTACGGACACCCCGCTGTACGGTCCGCTGAGCGACCTGATGTCCGTCTCGTTCGGCCCCCTGCCCCTGCTCACCGAAGCGCTGGCGGGACTCGAAGGAGTCCGGCGGGCCTATATCTACGGTTCCTGGGCCGCCCGGTACAACGGCGAGCCGGGGCCGCCGCCCGCCGATGTGGATGTGCTGGCGGTGGGCGACCCCGACCCCGACGCCCTCTTCGATCTCGCCGAGGACGTCTCCCGTAGGCTCCGCCGCGAGGTCAACGTCCATCGGGTCTCCGCCGAGGCGTGGCAAGCGCCCACGGACGATCCGTTCCTCACCAGCGTCCGCGAACGCCCGCTGGTCGAGCTGAACCTCGACGTGGAGGCGTAG
- a CDS encoding LysR family transcriptional regulator, producing MVMATLDVHGRDLRYFVTVADELHFTRAAERLYVSQPALSKQIRALERQLGVELLRRDRQGVALTAAGEALLAPARRVLAAWEEAAAAVERARAVHRSTLTVGMSTSPGRGGLLPAIRSRFTAAHPETALRVRQVSWEDPTAGLADGSVDVAFVWLPLPDAERYGWTVLAEEPRLVALPDTHPLAARTGLTFTDLLDEPFLALPRSAGVLRDHWLALDARAGRPPRIGAEIAGTEETYEALVAGLGICLIAEGNAPLITLGGVITRPVRGLSPSRYALAWRREDEELPLVRGYARACRGMT from the coding sequence ATGGTTATGGCGACTTTGGACGTACACGGCCGCGACTTGCGCTACTTCGTGACGGTGGCCGACGAACTGCACTTCACGCGCGCCGCCGAGCGGCTGTACGTCTCCCAGCCCGCGCTGAGCAAGCAGATCCGGGCGCTGGAACGGCAGTTGGGGGTGGAGCTGCTGCGCCGGGACCGGCAGGGCGTGGCGCTGACCGCGGCGGGCGAGGCGCTGCTGGCACCGGCCCGGCGGGTGCTCGCGGCGTGGGAGGAGGCCGCGGCGGCGGTGGAGCGGGCCAGGGCGGTCCACCGCTCCACGCTGACCGTGGGGATGAGCACCAGCCCGGGCCGCGGCGGTCTGCTCCCGGCGATCCGCTCCCGCTTCACGGCCGCCCACCCGGAGACGGCCCTGCGGGTGCGGCAGGTCAGCTGGGAGGACCCCACGGCGGGCCTCGCGGACGGCTCGGTGGACGTCGCCTTCGTCTGGCTGCCACTGCCCGACGCCGAGCGCTACGGGTGGACGGTGCTCGCGGAGGAGCCCCGCCTGGTCGCCCTCCCCGACACCCACCCGCTCGCCGCCCGCACCGGCCTCACCTTCACCGACCTCCTCGACGAGCCCTTCCTCGCCCTCCCCCGCAGCGCCGGCGTCCTGCGCGACCACTGGCTCGCCCTCGACGCCCGCGCCGGCCGCCCACCCCGCATCGGCGCGGAGATCGCCGGCACCGAGGAGACGTACGAGGCCCTGGTCGCGGGCCTCGGCATCTGCCTGATCGCCGAGGGGAACGCCCCTCTGATCACCCTGGGCGGCGTCATCACCCGGCCGGTGCGGGGACTGTCCCCCAGCCGCTACGCCCTGGCGTGGCGACGGGAGGACGAGGAGCTGCCGTTGGTGCGGGGGTATGCGCGGGCGTGCCGGGGGATGACCTGA
- a CDS encoding oxidoreductase: protein MNKVWLVTGATSGFGRAIAEAAVAAGDVVVGVARRPEGLADLVAAHPDQVEALRLDVADTGAAEAAVQDVLARHGRIDVLVNNAGRTHVGAFEETTEDELRDLFEVHVFGPVALTRAVLPGMRERRSGAIVQMSSMGGQMSFAGFSAYSGTKFALEGLSEGLADEVAEYGIKVLIVEPGSFRTALFDPSRAGVSSDTGLYSKVEQTRGFVAGGDGTQAGDPAKAAALIRAALDAEHTPLRLPLGEDGVSAVLDHLDQVRQDVAAWEKQTRATAFDD, encoded by the coding sequence ATGAACAAGGTGTGGCTGGTGACCGGCGCGACCAGTGGGTTCGGACGGGCGATCGCCGAGGCGGCGGTGGCCGCGGGGGACGTGGTCGTGGGCGTGGCCCGGCGCCCCGAGGGCCTGGCCGACCTCGTCGCCGCGCACCCCGACCAGGTGGAGGCGCTCCGGCTCGACGTCGCCGACACGGGCGCCGCGGAAGCCGCCGTACAGGATGTGCTGGCGCGCCACGGGCGGATCGACGTCCTGGTCAACAACGCGGGGCGGACGCATGTCGGTGCCTTCGAGGAGACCACCGAGGACGAGCTGCGCGACCTGTTCGAGGTGCATGTCTTCGGGCCCGTCGCCCTCACGCGCGCGGTGCTGCCGGGTATGCGCGAGCGGCGCTCCGGTGCGATCGTGCAGATGAGCAGCATGGGCGGGCAGATGTCCTTCGCGGGCTTCTCGGCGTACAGCGGAACGAAGTTCGCGCTGGAAGGGCTGTCCGAAGGGCTCGCGGACGAGGTCGCGGAGTACGGCATCAAGGTGCTGATCGTCGAGCCCGGCTCCTTCCGCACCGCGCTGTTCGACCCCAGCCGGGCCGGGGTCAGCTCGGACACCGGCCTGTACTCCAAGGTGGAGCAGACCCGCGGTTTCGTCGCCGGCGGTGACGGCACCCAGGCCGGCGACCCGGCGAAGGCGGCGGCCCTCATCCGCGCCGCCCTGGACGCCGAGCACACCCCGCTGCGGCTCCCCCTCGGCGAAGACGGCGTCAGCGCGGTCCTGGACCACCTCGACCAGGTCCGGCAGGACGTCGCCGCGTGGGAGAAGCAGACCCGGGCCACGGCGTTCGACGACTGA